One Synergistota bacterium genomic window, TTCCTTAGAATAAAATTATAGCACACCTATCTCTTTCTTGTTGAATCAAGAGAAAGATGATATACTATTATAACAATTCAATTCAAGAGGAAAGGAGAGAAGGAGAGATGAGAGTGCTTGATGAGCTTGAGAAGAGAGTCGTTGGAGAGCTTAAGAAAATTAAGGACCCTGAAACCGGTAGCGATATAGTTTCAATGGGGTTCGTTTACGGAATAACCATTGAAGAAAACAGCGTTGAGGTCTGGGTGAATTTCTCTCGTGGTATGCCCGGTTGCTTCTTTTGCAAGGTTATCGCTTGGAACCTGATAGAGAGAATATCTAAGGATATAGTAAAGGGATTGAGTGATGCCGGTTTCAGAAGGGTCAGGGTCCTGGAGTCTGCGAATCCTGAGCTCGTTTATAGGGAGGAGGGATTTTAAGGAGGGAATCTCTATGGCTGCATCGCGGGTTTATTTCATGGACATGAGAGCTACCGCAGAGGAAAACGCCATCAAAAAGTTTGAGAGATTGCTTAAGACTGCGCGAATAGGAAACATGGAGTTTTCAGGTAGAACTGTGGCTTTAAAGATTCACTTCGGTGAGCCGGGAAACTTAGCCTATATAAAACCCAATTACGTGGCTAAACTCGTGAGGTTTCTCAAGGGCTTAGGGGCTAAGCCGTTTTTGACGGATACCAATACGCTCTATAGAGGAAAAAGGTCTAATGCTATAGATCATCTTGATGTTGCGATGAGAAATGGTTTTAATCCTATAGTAGTGGAATGTAATGTGATAATAGCCGATGGCCTATGGGGATTTGACTATAGGGAGGTAGAAGTAAACTTGAAGCACTTCGATGTAGCAAAGATAGCTTCAGCTATAGCGGAGGCTGATGTTCTTATATCTCTCGCTCATTTTAAGGGACATGAGCTTACGGGATTCGGTGGAGCTATTAAGAATCTTGGAATGGGGTGTGCTTCAAGGGAAGGAAAGCTTAGGATGCACTCTACCTCCAAGCCGAAGATGGAGAAGGAGAAGTGCGTCTCCTGTGGTGAGTGTATAAGAAACTGTAATTATGGGGCTATAAGATTTGATTCAGACGGAAAGGCTACAATAAATTATGATCTATGTGTTGGATGTGGACAGTGTGTAGTGGTATGTCCTTCTGGCGCTGTGCAAATAGTGTGGGAAACGAGTATTGAGACGTGTGAGCGCATTGTGGAGTATGCTTACGCAGTTTTAAAGGATAAACCTGCTTTTCACATCAATTTCGTTATGAACGTTTCGCCTTACTGTGATTGTTGGCATTATAATGATGCTCCTATAGTACCGGATATAGGGATTCTCGCTTCGTTTGATCCGGTTGCCTTAGATAAGGCATCGGTGGATCTCGTTAATAATGCGCCCCTGAATCCGTATGGTCCTCTTGGAGATCGCGAGATCTCTCCAGGCGAGGATAAGTTTTCCATCCTGCATCCAAAGACGAGTTGGAAAGCGATGTTGGACTATGCGGAAGAAATAGGTTTGGGCACCCAAAAATATGAGCTAATAAAGATATAAATTTGCGGTAAGGGTATTGACAGCATGAGGATTCATATGATATTTTATAGGAAACCTTGATATGGAGGCGCTGTATAGGAAGATGTTTAGTTCGTTAGCTCATCTCCCAGGAGTTTGTTTGAAGCGGAACAAGCGTTCTAAGAAACCCGGTCTTCCGGTCGGGGGAGGTGAGCTTATCGCTTCGGCTTTAAGCTGAAGCGCCTCCTTATAGAGGAGTAGGGTTTTAAGCCCGCTCACCTTCCCAAAGGTGAGCGGGCTTTTTATATCTTTCTCAAAGGAGGGTGATGGTGTTGGGGAAGTGTGTGTATGGATGGTTTATACGAGATTGAGAGTCGAGGAAAAGATGCTTATCAAGGCTTTTGAAGAGGAGGGCATTCCTCTTAATCTGATTCATGAGAGTAAGATCCTCTTTCCCCTCGCTAATGGTGAAGCTTTCCCTTTAACTTCCCCGGGAGTGGTTTTAAACCGCGTTATATCAAGCTCACATGCCTTCTATGTATCCCGCGCTTTAGAAAGCAGAGGTTTTAAGGTTATCAGCTCCTCTAAGTCCATATCAAGTTGTGCAGATAAGGTATTAACGAGCCTTATCTTGAGTGAGAACGGTATACCCGTTCCGCGTACCTATCTGGCTTTTTCTCCTGAGTCGGCGCTTGAGGCGATAGAGAGGGTTGGCTATCCTGCGGTTTTAAAGCCGGTAAATGGCTCTTGGGGCAGGCTTTTAGCCAAGGTCAACGATAGAGATGCCGCCGAGGCGGTTCTCGAGCACAAGTATACGCTTGGAAACGGGGTTCAGAGGATATTTTACATCCAGGAGTATGTTAAAAAACCGGGTAGAGATATAAGAAGCTTCATTGTTGGGAGAAAGTGTGTTGCTGCTATATATAGAATCTCTCCACACTGGATAACTAATACGGCTCGAGGTGGAGAGGCTCGTAATTGTCCTCTGACTCCTGAGCTTATCGAGCTTTCCGAGAAATCCGCTCAAGCGGTAGACGGTGAAATAGTAGCCCTCGATATATTTGAGACGCCTCAAGGGGATCTTCTCGTTAATGAGATAAATCACTCTCCCGAGTTCAGGAACAGTATCACTCCTACAGGCGTGAATATCCCGGGAGAGATAGTGAGGTATATAAAAGGACTCCTTTCGGGAGGTGAGGTGAATTGATTAAGGTAAACTGTCCGGAGTGTGAAGCGGAGATAACGCTTGAGAATCCTGAAATGGGTGAAATAGTAGTTTGCCCAGATTGTGGTGTGGAGCTTGAGGTAGTCAGCACTGATCCGGTGAGGCTCGATCTCGCTCCTGAGGTCGAGGAGGATTGGGGGGAATAGCCTTGGGACGGATTGTAAAAGGGTTCTTATCATTTACTCAATTCTCAGGGAGGAGGAGAGAATCATAGAGCGTGCATTAAGAAGAAGGGGGATTTACGTTTCTCTTCTACAGGGCAACAGAGCTTTCTGGCAGCTTGGAGATAACGAGCCTGATGTTGATCTTGTCATAAATAGGGTTCTGAGTGGATCTCAGGCGGAGTATATTTCCTTTTTGCTTGAGGAAAGGGGATTGAAGGTAATCAATTCCTTTAAGGCCACCGTTATCTCCAACAATAAAGCATTGACCACCGAGCTACTTTCACGAGAAGGTATACCTGTTCCGCGTACCTATCTGGCTTTTTCTCCTGAGTCGGCGCTTGGGGCGATAGAGAGGGTTGGCTATCCTGCGGTTTTAAAGCCGGTAAATGGCTCTTGGGGCAGGCTTTTAGCCAAGGTCAACGATAGAGATGCCGCCGAGGCGATCGTATACCATAGGTGGAACCTCGGCGGCTCAGGAACCAAGGTCTTTTATATTCAGGAGTATGTTGAAAAACCGGGTAGAGATATAAGGGTCTTGGTTATGGGTGGGAAGGTGAGATACTCGGTTTACAGGAATTCGCATCATTGGATAACTAATACCGCTCGTGGGGCGAGAGCCCAGCTTTGTCCCTTGAGCGATGAGGTGAAAGCGCTTTCAGAAAGGGTGGCTCAGATTTTGGGAGGGGACTTTATTGCCATAGATCTTTTCGAGAGCGATGGTGGGATTCTGGTGAATGAGGTAAATTCCACGCCCGAATTTTATCGCTCCTCGCGAGAGGTTGGTATAGATGTGGGTGAGATATTCGCGGAATTTGTGGAGGAGGTGCTCTCGTGAAGAGGGTTGTAGTTTTTGGTGGCAGAGGCTATACCGGAGGGGAGCTCTTGAGGCTGATAGCGCTACACGACGGATTTGAGCTTGAGGCTGTCGCTTCGAGGAGCGCGGTGGGAGAGCCTATATGGAGGTATCATCCCCATCTTCGTTCTCTTTTAAGAATGAATTTCGTAAGCTATGAGGATGCTTTGAGTGAGGATTTCGATGTTGCTTTTATTGCTCTCTCTCATGGCGAGGGGATTGATCTCGTTAAAGATATTCACGAGAGAGGAAAGCTCGTTGTGGATTTGAGTGCGAACTTTCGCTTGAGATCTCCTTCCTTGTACGAGGAATGGTATTCCTTTAGTCATCCGTATCCCGAACTCCTGAGCGAGGCGGTGTATGGGCTTCCCGAGGTTCACAGGGGTGAGCTTCGGGAAGCGAGGATAATCTCTGGCGTTGGATGCAACGCCACTGCAATTATTCTCGCTCTTCTTCCCATCGCTGAGAGGGGGTTAATAGAGCGTTTTCATGCGGATATAAGGGTGGGATCTTCTGCTGCTGGTGCCAAGGTCTATGAGGGGAGCCATCATCCAGAAAGAAGCAGAGCTTTAAGAATATATGCGGTTTATGAGCACAGGCATCTCGCTGAGGTTTTCCAGGAGTTCGGCGTCAGAGGAGAGATAAGGATAACGGCTGTTGAGCTTGTCAGAGGGTTGCAAGCTGTAGTGAGATGTGAGCTTAGGGAGAGAATGAGCGAGCGTGAGGTTTTTAAGATCTACAGGAAGAAGTATAACAATGAGCGCTTTGTTGAGCTCTGCCCGCTTCATCCTGATCACCTTCGCTTCCCGGATCCAAGGTGGGTCTCTGGTAGCAACATGTGCATGGTGGGATTGAAACTTCATGAGGGTGGCAGAATCTTAACCGTAGTTAGCGTTATAGATAACCTCGTGAAAGGAGCGTCAGGAAGCGCGATCCAGTCAGCTAACATAGCTCTTGGCTTTCCTGAGGATATGGGATTGAGAATCGCACCGGTTTATCCGGTTTAAGGGAGGTGCGAGCTTGATGATAGTGATAAAGATAGGAGGAAGCTTAGGCGAAAGCTTTGATAATATATGCGGAGATATAAGGGAACTTTGGGAGGAAGGAAAAAAAATCGTAATAGTGCATGGTGGAGGGGATGCCACTAACGAGCTCTCGAGAAGGCTTGGGGTAAGGGTGGAGAAAGTGGTTTCTCCGTCGGGTTTTGAAAGCAGGAGGACAACGAGAGAGGTTCTCGATGTTTACGTTATGGCTTGCGCGGGTAAAGTTAATAGATTTTTAGTGGCTGCCCTTCAAAGCGTTGGCATTCCTGCCGTTGGCTTAAGCGGAGCTGATGGAAGGCTCGTTGAAGCGGAAAGGAAGATAATAAAAGCCTTAACACCGGATGGGAAGAAAAGAGTGATAAGGGACGATTACTCTGGAAAGATAAAAAGGATAAACGTGGATTTCCTGAGAAAGCTTATGGATTTCGGTTATCTGCCTGTTATCGCTCCGCTTGCTTTTAGCCCTAAGGGAGAGCTTCTTAACGTGGATGGCGATACGCTTGCTTCGAAAATAGCTGTTGAGCTTTCCTCTGAGGCTCTCGTCATACTTTCCGATGTACCCGGTCTTCTTAGAGATCCGCGTGATCTCGGAAGCTTGATAAGGGAAATTCAGGTGGAGAATGGAGAGGTTGCTCTCTCCTATGCGCAGGGAAGAATGAAAAAGAAGGTAAAGGCGCTTTTGGAGGCGGTCGATGATGGAGTGCCCTTTGGAGTTATAGCGCCTGGATATACAGGTAGACCCTTGCTCTTTGCCCTTAGAGGGGGAGGTACGGTATTTAAAAAAGGAGGAAGGAAGTTTGAGGCTGATGAAGCTGGAAGAAGCGTATGGCAGTGGGCTTTATCCCAAGGTGCCTTTGAGGCTGGTTAGAGGCGAGGGAGCACGCGTTTGGGACTCAACCGGCAGGGAGTATATAGACTGTGTTGCAGGACATGGTGTGGGCATAGTGGGGCATTCAAACCCCTATGTTATTGAGGCGGTTTCATCTCAGGTAAGGAAGCTTGTAATCTGCTCTGAGAGCTTTTACAACGAGGAGAGAGCTCTGCTTTATGAGGAGCTTCTTGACCTCTTCGATGGTCGTATGGGAAGCGTCTTTCTATGTAATAGTGGGACGGAAGCGGTAGAAGCTGCGATTAAGTTTGCGAGGCTCATAACGGGAAGAAAAAAGATAGTTGCTTTAAAGAGATCTTTTCACGGTAGAACCTTTGGATCTCTTAGCGCTACTTGGAATCCTAAATATCGAGAGCCGTTTGAGCCACTTGTTCCCATGTTTGCTCATATTGATCCGGAAAACGAGGAGGAGCTCTTTAACGCAGTGGATGAGGACACTGCCGCTCTTATATTCGAGCCGGTTCAGGGGGAGGGAGGGGTTTACCCTCTAAAATCCGAGTTCTTGAAGCTTGCTCAGAAGGTGTGTGAAGAGAGAGGTGCTCTCTTTATAGCAGATGAGATTCAAACTGGCTTTTGCCGTACGGGGAGGTACTTTGCCTTTCAAAGATATGATCTTTCTCCTGATATAGTGTGTTTGGCTAAGGGTATGGGAGGGGGACTTCCTGTAGGAGCGGTCGTAATGAAGAAATCTCTGGGGAAGCTTCCCCCAAAGACTCATGGTTCAACCTTCGGTGGTAATCCGCTCTCCTGCGCAGCTGCGAGAGCGGCTATACGATATATGAAAGATAAGGAGCTTGATAAGAGAGCAGAAAGACTTGGGGAATTGTTTCTTAATGGATTAAGGGAGATAAAATCTCCCGTTATCAGGGAGGTAAGAGGCTTGGGTTTGATGGTGGGCATCGATCTTAAAAGAAGAAGCACCCCATATCTTAAAGCTCTTGCTTCAAAGGGGGTTTTAGCCCTGCAGGCGGGGCCCACAGTTATGCGTTTTCTCCCGCCCCTTGTTATAACCGAAAGGGATATCGAGAGGGTGACATTGGCGGTTAAGGAGGTCCTAAGTTTGGAATGAATCCTGTAGAGCTCTTGTATGAAATGGTTAGGATAAAAAGCTATACAGGAGAGGAAAAAGAGCTTGCTGAGTTCTTGCTGGATATCGTTAATGATCTTAACTTCGATAAGGCATACATAGATGAAGCCGGCAATTTCGTTGCAACTCGAGGTGAGGGAGCAAAGAAAATTTACCTTGTTGGTCATAT contains:
- a CDS encoding DUF362 domain-containing protein gives rise to the protein MAASRVYFMDMRATAEENAIKKFERLLKTARIGNMEFSGRTVALKIHFGEPGNLAYIKPNYVAKLVRFLKGLGAKPFLTDTNTLYRGKRSNAIDHLDVAMRNGFNPIVVECNVIIADGLWGFDYREVEVNLKHFDVAKIASAIAEADVLISLAHFKGHELTGFGGAIKNLGMGCASREGKLRMHSTSKPKMEKEKCVSCGECIRNCNYGAIRFDSDGKATINYDLCVGCGQCVVVCPSGAVQIVWETSIETCERIVEYAYAVLKDKPAFHINFVMNVSPYCDCWHYNDAPIVPDIGILASFDPVALDKASVDLVNNAPLNPYGPLGDREISPGEDKFSILHPKTSWKAMLDYAEEIGLGTQKYELIKI
- the lysW gene encoding lysine biosynthesis protein LysW, with protein sequence MKVNCPECEAEITLENPEMGEIVVCPDCGVELEVVSTDPVRLDLAPEVEEDWGE
- a CDS encoding DUF59 domain-containing protein; the protein is MRVLDELEKRVVGELKKIKDPETGSDIVSMGFVYGITIEENSVEVWVNFSRGMPGCFFCKVIAWNLIERISKDIVKGLSDAGFRRVRVLESANPELVYREEGF
- the argC gene encoding N-acetyl-gamma-glutamyl-phosphate reductase, which gives rise to MKRVVVFGGRGYTGGELLRLIALHDGFELEAVASRSAVGEPIWRYHPHLRSLLRMNFVSYEDALSEDFDVAFIALSHGEGIDLVKDIHERGKLVVDLSANFRLRSPSLYEEWYSFSHPYPELLSEAVYGLPEVHRGELREARIISGVGCNATAIILALLPIAERGLIERFHADIRVGSSAAGAKVYEGSHHPERSRALRIYAVYEHRHLAEVFQEFGVRGEIRITAVELVRGLQAVVRCELRERMSEREVFKIYRKKYNNERFVELCPLHPDHLRFPDPRWVSGSNMCMVGLKLHEGGRILTVVSVIDNLVKGASGSAIQSANIALGFPEDMGLRIAPVYPV
- the lysX gene encoding lysine biosynthesis protein LysX — encoded protein: MCVWMVYTRLRVEEKMLIKAFEEEGIPLNLIHESKILFPLANGEAFPLTSPGVVLNRVISSSHAFYVSRALESRGFKVISSSKSISSCADKVLTSLILSENGIPVPRTYLAFSPESALEAIERVGYPAVLKPVNGSWGRLLAKVNDRDAAEAVLEHKYTLGNGVQRIFYIQEYVKKPGRDIRSFIVGRKCVAAIYRISPHWITNTARGGEARNCPLTPELIELSEKSAQAVDGEIVALDIFETPQGDLLVNEINHSPEFRNSITPTGVNIPGEIVRYIKGLLSGGEVN
- the lysX gene encoding lysine biosynthesis protein LysX produces the protein MSLLRSRRIGGNSLGTDCKRVLIIYSILREEERIIERALRRRGIYVSLLQGNRAFWQLGDNEPDVDLVINRVLSGSQAEYISFLLEERGLKVINSFKATVISNNKALTTELLSREGIPVPRTYLAFSPESALGAIERVGYPAVLKPVNGSWGRLLAKVNDRDAAEAIVYHRWNLGGSGTKVFYIQEYVEKPGRDIRVLVMGGKVRYSVYRNSHHWITNTARGARAQLCPLSDEVKALSERVAQILGGDFIAIDLFESDGGILVNEVNSTPEFYRSSREVGIDVGEIFAEFVEEVLS
- a CDS encoding acetylornithine/succinylornithine family transaminase, with protein sequence MKLEEAYGSGLYPKVPLRLVRGEGARVWDSTGREYIDCVAGHGVGIVGHSNPYVIEAVSSQVRKLVICSESFYNEERALLYEELLDLFDGRMGSVFLCNSGTEAVEAAIKFARLITGRKKIVALKRSFHGRTFGSLSATWNPKYREPFEPLVPMFAHIDPENEEELFNAVDEDTAALIFEPVQGEGGVYPLKSEFLKLAQKVCEERGALFIADEIQTGFCRTGRYFAFQRYDLSPDIVCLAKGMGGGLPVGAVVMKKSLGKLPPKTHGSTFGGNPLSCAAARAAIRYMKDKELDKRAERLGELFLNGLREIKSPVIREVRGLGLMVGIDLKRRSTPYLKALASKGVLALQAGPTVMRFLPPLVITERDIERVTLAVKEVLSLE
- a CDS encoding [LysW]-aminoadipate kinase, coding for MIVIKIGGSLGESFDNICGDIRELWEEGKKIVIVHGGGDATNELSRRLGVRVEKVVSPSGFESRRTTREVLDVYVMACAGKVNRFLVAALQSVGIPAVGLSGADGRLVEAERKIIKALTPDGKKRVIRDDYSGKIKRINVDFLRKLMDFGYLPVIAPLAFSPKGELLNVDGDTLASKIAVELSSEALVILSDVPGLLRDPRDLGSLIREIQVENGEVALSYAQGRMKKKVKALLEAVDDGVPFGVIAPGYTGRPLLFALRGGGTVFKKGGRKFEADEAGRSVWQWALSQGAFEAG